The Watersipora subatra chromosome 1, tzWatSuba1.1, whole genome shotgun sequence genome has a window encoding:
- the LOC137398440 gene encoding uncharacterized protein isoform X1 has product MKGNKKRTATSGTSGISAKQLRMRMTTDDPAYKGMRKIKLSGKELANLPLELFKLAELEVLELSPEREACLFYHVQELPTVIGNLSQLRVLAVDTNKLSFLPEQLSSLLCLERLAVSNNLLSYLPSSFSRLTNLQSLCCSNNRFEELPRSICQLKSLVFLDFSGNSLTRLPQEIGSMDSLESLVLSYNRIQELPESICNLRTLRLLWLSGNCLTQLPRGFSKLKNLDWSDHMLSATLDDNPLEHPPLAIARQGPDAIEKYLSLHLSNSNKPSERKSIY; this is encoded by the exons ATGAAGGGTAATAAAAAGAGGACTGCTACATCTGGTACATCTGGTATTAGCGCTAAACAACTGAGGATGCGTATGACTACAGACGATCCTGCTTACAAAGGCATGAGGAAAATCAAGTTGAGTGGCAAAGAACTGGCAAATCTTCCTCTCGAGCTCTTCAAGCTGGCAGAACTCGAAGTTTTGGAGCTCAGTCCAGAAAGAGAAGCGTGTTTATTCTATCACGTGCAGGAATTACCAACGGTTATCGGTAACTTGAGCCAACTTCGAGTTCTTGCTGTCGATACCAACAAACTCTCCTTCCTACCCGAGCAACTCTCTAGTCTATTGTGTCTCGAGCGCCTGGCTGTCAGTAATAATCTCCTGTCATATTTGCCCTCCTCCTTTTCACGCCTTACCAACCTTCAGAGTCTCTGCTGTTCCAATAATAGATTTGAAGAGTTGCCTCGTTCCATTTGCCAACTCAAGAGTCTGGTCTTTCTAGATTTCTCTGGCAACTCCCTCACTCGATTGCCACAAG AGATCGGGTCAATGGATAGTCTCGAAAGCTTAGTGCTCTCCTACAACAGGATACAGGAACTGCCAGAGTCCATATGCAATCTGAGGACATTGCGTTTGCTCTGGCTCTCAGGCAACTGCCTAACTCAATTGCCGCGTGGCTTTAGTAAGCTTAAGAATCTAGACTGGTCTGATCATATGCTCTCGGCAACCCTTGACGACAACCCTTTAGAGCACCCACCATTGGCTATTGCGAGACAAGGGCCAGATGCTATAGAAAAGTACCTCAGCTTACATCTTAGCAATAGCAACAAGCCATCAGAGAGAAAATCAATATATTAG